The following proteins are co-located in the Aurantiacibacter atlanticus genome:
- a CDS encoding CinA family protein, whose protein sequence is MQAIQSLFPDDIVAMARRVVEENAAIGRKIVLAESCTGGLVAAAITEIPGSSAVLDRAYVTYSNEAKQSDLGVPLDILDAFGAVSVACCFAMTQGALERSEADVAVAVSGIAGPDGATDLKPLGTVVFAKAIRGEEKPDADERLFAGENRCGVRLQATLCALELLLP, encoded by the coding sequence ATGCAAGCAATCCAATCACTGTTCCCTGATGACATCGTGGCAATGGCCAGGCGCGTTGTTGAAGAGAATGCTGCAATTGGCCGCAAAATCGTGCTGGCCGAAAGCTGCACCGGCGGGCTGGTCGCAGCTGCCATCACAGAAATTCCCGGCAGCTCTGCCGTGCTTGATCGCGCCTATGTCACCTATTCGAATGAGGCGAAGCAGTCAGATCTGGGCGTGCCGCTGGATATTCTCGACGCGTTCGGCGCGGTCTCGGTTGCCTGCTGCTTTGCGATGACACAGGGCGCGCTGGAACGAAGCGAAGCCGATGTCGCCGTTGCCGTCAGCGGGATTGCGGGGCCTGATGGCGCAACCGATCTGAAACCGCTGGGCACCGTAGTTTTTGCCAAGGCCATCCGTGGAGAAGAAAAGCCTGATGCGGATGAGCGTCTGTTCGCCGGCGAAAACCGGTGCGGAGTGCGGCTTCAGGCGACGCTTTGTGCGCTTGAGCTATTATTGCCGTAG
- the mutL gene encoding DNA mismatch repair endonuclease MutL, protein MPQIRRLPETLVNRIAAGEVVERPASALKELVENAIDSGARRISIAITEGGLGSIEVTDDGCGMSPDEMALALERHATSKLSDEAIEQVATLGFRGEALPSIASVAKLSLESRPRESDEGWQRVVNHGALTAEGPAALPPGTRVRVEQLFEKIPARRKFLRTARSEYAACYDVVRRLAMARPDLAFTFEHGERRIFAVQQGQEVPARVAQIVARELANNAVQIDVERPSGEGVMRLTGIAGLPTYNRGVADHQYLFVNGRPVKDRLLSGAVRGAYADMLARDRHAVLALFLEIPFADVDVNVHPAKTEVRFRDAAGVRGFIVSGLRQALSTGDRRSAQAPDSGAMGRWQAEPFSDEQSPALRSIFSGRDWTSPSQARVAEAGVTWQAMGDPRANDGSAGVDALPQGRAHAAQDLPERIADYPLGIARGQVAKTYIVAEAADGLVLVDQHAAHERIVLERLRAAGAGDKVAASQAMLMPEVVELDEPSCDRLEEQAEHFAELGLLIERFGPDAMLVRALPGVLGKAEPQALLRDLADDIANHGASLLLSEKIEHVLATMACHGSVRAGRTLEVAEMNALLREMESTPRSGQCNHGRPTWVKLSMDDVEKLFGRH, encoded by the coding sequence ATGCCGCAAATTCGTCGCCTTCCAGAAACGCTCGTAAACCGTATTGCCGCAGGCGAAGTTGTCGAACGTCCGGCTTCCGCCTTGAAGGAATTAGTGGAAAACGCCATCGATTCCGGAGCACGGCGGATAAGCATTGCCATCACTGAGGGGGGGCTGGGTTCAATCGAGGTCACAGACGATGGTTGTGGCATGTCGCCTGACGAAATGGCGCTGGCGCTGGAACGTCATGCTACATCCAAGTTGAGCGATGAAGCGATAGAGCAGGTGGCAACGCTCGGATTTCGCGGAGAGGCGCTGCCTTCCATTGCCAGCGTTGCGAAACTAAGCCTTGAAAGCCGGCCCCGCGAAAGTGACGAAGGCTGGCAGCGCGTGGTCAATCACGGCGCTCTGACGGCTGAAGGCCCCGCTGCACTTCCGCCAGGCACGCGAGTCAGAGTGGAGCAACTCTTCGAAAAAATCCCCGCAAGGCGAAAATTCCTGCGAACCGCGCGTAGTGAATATGCTGCCTGCTATGACGTGGTCCGGCGCCTTGCAATGGCGCGGCCCGATCTCGCTTTTACCTTCGAACATGGTGAGCGCCGGATATTTGCCGTGCAGCAGGGGCAGGAGGTGCCGGCACGCGTGGCGCAGATCGTTGCGCGCGAATTGGCGAACAATGCCGTCCAGATCGACGTGGAGCGGCCAAGTGGTGAGGGCGTGATGCGTCTCACCGGCATCGCAGGCCTGCCCACTTACAATCGCGGCGTTGCCGATCATCAATATCTGTTCGTCAATGGTCGCCCAGTCAAAGACAGGTTGCTGTCAGGGGCGGTGCGCGGTGCCTATGCGGATATGCTGGCGCGGGATCGGCACGCAGTGCTGGCGCTGTTTCTTGAAATTCCGTTCGCCGATGTGGATGTGAATGTGCATCCTGCCAAGACCGAAGTGCGCTTTCGTGACGCGGCGGGCGTGCGCGGTTTCATCGTCAGCGGACTGCGGCAGGCGCTTTCCACCGGTGACAGACGAAGCGCACAAGCACCCGACAGTGGCGCAATGGGGCGCTGGCAGGCAGAACCCTTTTCCGATGAGCAGTCGCCTGCGCTGCGCTCTATTTTTTCCGGCCGCGACTGGACTTCACCGTCGCAGGCGCGCGTCGCCGAAGCGGGCGTTACATGGCAGGCAATGGGTGATCCGAGGGCCAACGATGGTTCTGCCGGTGTCGATGCTCTGCCGCAGGGAAGGGCACATGCTGCGCAAGACCTGCCCGAGCGAATCGCAGATTATCCCCTCGGTATAGCGCGAGGGCAGGTCGCAAAGACCTATATCGTGGCCGAGGCTGCTGACGGACTGGTTCTGGTAGATCAACACGCAGCCCATGAACGCATTGTGCTCGAACGGCTACGTGCCGCAGGCGCGGGTGACAAGGTTGCGGCAAGCCAGGCCATGCTGATGCCCGAGGTCGTAGAGCTGGATGAACCTTCCTGTGACCGGCTGGAGGAGCAGGCTGAACATTTTGCAGAACTGGGCCTGCTGATAGAACGCTTCGGTCCTGATGCCATGCTGGTGCGTGCCTTGCCCGGGGTGCTCGGCAAAGCAGAACCACAGGCGCTCTTGCGCGATCTGGCAGACGATATCGCCAATCATGGTGCATCACTATTGTTGAGCGAGAAAATAGAACATGTGCTTGCCACGATGGCCTGTCACGGGTCCGTTCGCGCAGGTCGAACCTTGGAAGTTGCGGAAATGAATGCTCTTTTGCGTGAAATGGAGTCGACCCCGCGCTCAGGACAGTGCAATCATGGTCGTCCGACATGGGTAAAATTATCTATGGATGATGTTGAAAAATTGTTCGGGAGGCATTGA
- a CDS encoding rod shape-determining protein, with the protein MSSFFSNLFKFGSQNMAIDLGTANTLVYVQDRGIVLNEPSVVAIETINGIKRVKAVGEDAKMMMGKTPDSIEAIRPLRDGVIADIEIAEEMIKHFIRKVHGKRTLLRYPEIVICVPSGSTSVERRAIRDAASNAGASEVFLILEPMAAAIGADMPVTEPVGSMVVDIGGGTTEVAVLSLRGLAYTTSVRTGGDKMDEAIVSYVRRHHNLLIGEATAERIKKDYGVATVPDDGVGETIVIKGRDLVNGVPKEITINQAHVAEALSEPIGAIVEGVRIALENTAPELAADIVDQGIVLTGGGALIRGLDDHIREETGLPVSIAEDPLTCVALGTGKAMEDPIYRGVLMTA; encoded by the coding sequence ATGAGCTCTTTTTTTTCCAATCTCTTCAAATTCGGCTCGCAGAATATGGCCATCGATCTGGGGACGGCAAACACCCTGGTCTATGTTCAGGATCGCGGAATCGTCCTTAACGAACCTTCTGTTGTTGCCATTGAAACGATCAATGGAATCAAACGCGTCAAGGCTGTTGGTGAAGATGCAAAGATGATGATGGGCAAAACGCCTGACAGCATCGAAGCGATCCGTCCCTTGCGCGATGGTGTCATTGCAGACATCGAAATCGCCGAAGAAATGATCAAGCACTTCATCCGCAAGGTGCACGGCAAACGCACGCTGTTGCGATATCCTGAAATCGTGATCTGCGTTCCCTCTGGATCGACCAGTGTGGAACGCCGCGCGATTCGCGATGCGGCCAGTAATGCGGGCGCTTCGGAGGTTTTCCTTATCCTTGAACCTATGGCCGCTGCCATCGGTGCAGATATGCCCGTGACAGAGCCGGTCGGTTCAATGGTTGTCGACATCGGCGGCGGCACGACCGAAGTCGCCGTGCTCTCTCTGCGCGGCCTTGCTTACACGACATCGGTTCGCACCGGCGGTGACAAGATGGATGAGGCGATCGTCTCCTACGTTCGCCGTCATCACAATTTGCTGATCGGTGAAGCGACGGCGGAGCGGATCAAAAAGGATTACGGCGTCGCAACCGTGCCGGATGATGGCGTGGGCGAAACCATCGTGATCAAGGGGCGTGATCTTGTTAATGGTGTGCCCAAGGAAATCACCATCAATCAGGCTCATGTAGCAGAAGCCCTTTCGGAACCCATCGGTGCCATTGTCGAAGGTGTCCGCATTGCACTGGAAAATACCGCACCAGAACTCGCTGCCGATATCGTCGACCAGGGCATTGTGCTCACCGGTGGTGGCGCGCTGATCCGCGGGCTGGACGATCACATCAGGGAAGAGACCGGCCTGCCTGTCAGCATTGCTGAAGATCCATTGACTTGCGTGGCGCTCGGCACCGGCAAGGCCATGGAAGACCCGATCTATCGCGGCGTCTTGATGACGGCGTAA
- a CDS encoding bifunctional 2-C-methyl-D-erythritol 4-phosphate cytidylyltransferase/2-C-methyl-D-erythritol 2,4-cyclodiphosphate synthase: MSLPPLPPDPRVAAVIVAAGKGERAGQSLPKQFAQYRGQAVVRQAAAALLKAEVGSVCVVIPAGREELAEKSLSGLERTHITVGGSTRQQSVLNGLRSIDTDYFDIVLIHDAARPDCPCEVVTRLIDALKDAEGAIPVLPVIDSMIIADGDYMGADAKRESMRRVQTPQAFRFKAILAAHDQWQSDLQAGDDAQVLRAAGGEVALVPGDERLHKLTFAKDFTIEHSAEPLPLRVGTGYDVHRLAPDEEMWLCGVQIDHPAGLSGHSDADVGLHAVVDAILGAIAQGDIGQHFPPSDQQWKGAPSSRFVEHAVKLADEAGWRIGNVDLTLICEAPKIGPHRDAMRSNLAGMLGIPISSVSVKATTTERLGFTGRAEGIAAQAIASLVAITQRS, from the coding sequence ATGTCGCTCCCACCCCTCCCCCCTGATCCACGCGTTGCAGCCGTCATCGTGGCGGCTGGCAAAGGTGAACGTGCCGGGCAATCACTTCCCAAGCAATTCGCGCAATATCGCGGCCAAGCTGTGGTGAGACAGGCGGCAGCTGCCTTGCTGAAGGCAGAGGTTGGCTCTGTCTGTGTTGTGATACCCGCCGGTAGGGAGGAATTGGCAGAAAAGAGCCTATCGGGGCTTGAGCGCACGCATATCACAGTCGGCGGGTCGACGCGTCAGCAGTCAGTGCTGAATGGTCTGCGTTCAATTGACACAGATTATTTTGACATCGTCCTCATCCATGATGCGGCGCGCCCTGATTGCCCGTGCGAGGTGGTCACACGACTGATTGATGCGTTGAAAGATGCCGAAGGAGCTATTCCCGTTCTGCCAGTGATCGATTCGATGATTATCGCGGATGGCGACTACATGGGCGCTGATGCAAAGCGCGAATCCATGCGCCGGGTGCAGACCCCGCAGGCGTTCCGATTCAAGGCAATTCTCGCTGCGCATGATCAATGGCAGAGCGATCTCCAGGCAGGGGATGACGCACAGGTCTTGCGCGCAGCTGGAGGCGAAGTCGCCCTTGTCCCCGGCGACGAGCGTTTGCACAAGCTGACTTTTGCGAAGGATTTCACAATCGAACATTCCGCCGAGCCCTTGCCGCTAAGAGTTGGCACCGGATATGATGTTCACCGACTGGCACCGGATGAGGAAATGTGGCTGTGCGGCGTGCAGATTGACCATCCCGCCGGCCTTTCCGGTCACAGCGATGCCGATGTCGGATTACATGCAGTGGTCGATGCTATCCTTGGCGCCATCGCGCAGGGCGACATAGGCCAGCACTTCCCGCCCAGCGATCAGCAGTGGAAAGGCGCACCATCTTCGCGTTTTGTCGAACATGCGGTCAAACTGGCAGACGAAGCGGGATGGCGGATCGGCAATGTCGACTTGACCCTGATCTGCGAGGCGCCGAAAATCGGCCCACATCGTGACGCCATGCGTTCTAACCTTGCGGGTATGCTGGGCATTCCGATAAGCTCGGTCAGCGTCAAGGCGACGACGACAGAACGGCTGGGTTTCACCGGGCGCGCGGAAGGAATTGCCGCACAGGCAATCGCCAGCCTTGTCGCAATTACTCAACGGAGCTGA
- a CDS encoding MauE/DoxX family redox-associated membrane protein — protein sequence MNDQPDLNVKKAHGQKAARLYRMMMEDHICPYGVKSKYLLESNGFTVEDIHLTTREETDSFKQAHDVKTTPQTFIGGVRIGGYDDLRAHFGKPVPKKDETSYRPVLAVFAVALGLALSLSLWSFGTPLTIRAGEWFIAFSMAMLAMLKLQDVETFSSMFLGYDMLARKWVPYAYLYPYLEALAAILMAGRILPWLSIPVALTIGTIGAVSVFYAVYIQKREIKCACVGSSSNVPLGFVSLSENLAMVGMAVWMIIRMVTV from the coding sequence ATGAACGATCAACCAGACCTCAACGTGAAAAAAGCGCATGGGCAGAAGGCCGCGCGTCTTTATCGGATGATGATGGAAGATCACATCTGCCCCTATGGCGTGAAGTCCAAATATCTTCTCGAAAGCAATGGCTTCACAGTTGAAGACATCCATCTGACCACGCGAGAGGAAACTGACAGTTTCAAACAGGCGCATGACGTCAAGACAACTCCCCAGACCTTTATCGGCGGGGTGCGCATTGGTGGATATGATGATCTGCGTGCCCATTTCGGTAAACCCGTCCCGAAAAAGGATGAGACAAGCTATAGGCCCGTTCTGGCCGTTTTTGCCGTGGCACTCGGTCTGGCGCTGTCACTCAGCCTGTGGTCGTTTGGCACCCCATTGACCATCCGCGCAGGCGAATGGTTCATCGCATTTTCCATGGCGATGCTAGCAATGCTGAAATTGCAGGACGTCGAGACATTCTCATCGATGTTTCTTGGATATGATATGCTGGCGCGGAAATGGGTGCCTTACGCCTATCTCTATCCCTATCTGGAGGCACTTGCAGCGATCTTGATGGCCGGGCGCATCCTTCCCTGGCTTTCAATCCCCGTGGCTTTGACTATCGGAACAATTGGTGCGGTCAGCGTGTTCTACGCGGTCTATATTCAGAAGCGTGAGATCAAATGCGCCTGTGTCGGAAGCAGTTCCAATGTTCCACTCGGTTTCGTCTCACTGTCAGAAAACCTCGCGATGGTCGGTATGGCGGTCTGGATGATCATAAGAATGGTAACGGTCTAG
- a CDS encoding NYN domain-containing protein codes for MSSLMHEASLKNIALLIDADNASHAGIDPVLTVLAELGQVNIRRAYGNWAKPALSKWNKITHRFGLQPMQQFDLTKGKNATDIAMAIDAIDLLNAGKVDGFGIMSSDSDFTPLVTRLRQDGMIVYGFGRDKAPEAFKTACTRYIDVDQLIRTNSSDEKPGPDNTLDDELIALLGDAWKAASRDDEGFARLQEVGQIAGNRSSFDVRNYGFKRLSDLMRAASDNFKMERRDDKQLYVRRLR; via the coding sequence ATGTCCTCACTCATGCATGAAGCCAGCCTGAAGAATATCGCCCTCCTCATTGATGCGGATAATGCCAGCCACGCGGGCATTGATCCGGTTTTGACTGTTCTTGCAGAGCTGGGACAGGTCAACATCCGTCGCGCCTATGGCAATTGGGCCAAGCCCGCGCTGTCCAAATGGAACAAGATCACCCATCGGTTTGGCCTTCAGCCGATGCAGCAATTTGATCTTACCAAAGGAAAGAATGCCACCGATATCGCGATGGCTATCGATGCCATCGATCTGCTGAATGCAGGCAAGGTGGACGGTTTCGGTATCATGAGCTCGGACAGCGATTTCACACCGCTGGTTACACGCCTGCGGCAGGACGGGATGATCGTATACGGGTTCGGCAGGGACAAGGCGCCAGAGGCGTTCAAGACAGCCTGCACCCGCTACATTGATGTGGATCAGCTCATCCGCACAAATTCTTCCGATGAGAAACCGGGCCCGGATAATACGCTGGACGATGAGCTGATTGCCCTTCTCGGCGATGCGTGGAAAGCAGCCAGCCGCGATGATGAAGGATTCGCCCGCCTTCAGGAAGTGGGCCAGATTGCCGGCAACCGATCCAGCTTTGATGTCCGCAATTACGGCTTCAAACGCCTGTCAGACCTGATGCGCGCCGCCAGCGACAACTTCAAGATGGAGCGGCGTGACGACAAACAATTATATGTCAGACGCTTGCGATAG
- the mreD gene encoding rod shape-determining protein MreD translates to MEQLNPSARRDQFGSKINRDHSPVLSHGVPWAIILLACMSPLLPIIASAPLVPPLGYMFLLGWRVLRPGILPLWAGLPIGLFDDMFSGQPLGSGALLFSLTMIAIDLIEMRFPWRGFWQDWGVASIFLALYLALAAIFSGASLSLVQFTLILPQLALSILIFPLVAQLVSLLDRFRLKRVRRFG, encoded by the coding sequence ATGGAACAGTTGAACCCCAGCGCACGGCGCGATCAGTTCGGCAGCAAGATAAATCGGGACCATTCCCCCGTGCTATCCCACGGGGTTCCATGGGCGATTATCCTGCTGGCTTGCATGTCGCCCCTTCTGCCGATCATTGCATCTGCCCCTCTCGTCCCACCGCTGGGCTATATGTTCCTGCTGGGCTGGCGCGTGTTGCGCCCGGGAATTCTCCCCTTATGGGCCGGATTGCCGATCGGCCTGTTCGATGACATGTTTTCAGGCCAGCCACTAGGATCCGGCGCGCTGCTGTTTTCACTCACCATGATTGCAATCGACTTGATCGAGATGCGATTTCCCTGGCGCGGCTTTTGGCAGGACTGGGGTGTAGCTTCGATATTCCTGGCTTTATATCTTGCGCTGGCGGCAATATTTTCCGGCGCATCTTTGTCGCTGGTTCAGTTTACTCTCATCTTGCCGCAGCTAGCCTTGTCTATCCTGATTTTCCCGCTTGTAGCGCAGCTGGTTTCGCTGCTTGATCGTTTCCGGCTGAAGCGCGTTCGTAGATTCGGCTAG
- a CDS encoding carbonic anhydrase has translation MKSFKEMVAGYSRFRSGDWEEQRQRWEQLKDGQSPQVMVIACSDSRVDPAQIFDVDPGEIFVVRNVAALVPPFETTPGRHGVSAALEFAVQFLKVREVVVMGHGMCGGCKAALTQDLHGTKPGEGGFVAHWIDMLDSTRDPIAKTLGTTGREAERAMELAAVKVSLANLRTFPCVQEKEASGELDLRGAYFAISDGLLHLLDEDSGEFAPA, from the coding sequence ATGAAAAGCTTCAAAGAAATGGTTGCGGGCTATAGCCGTTTTCGCAGTGGCGATTGGGAAGAACAGCGCCAGCGGTGGGAGCAGTTGAAGGATGGCCAGTCCCCACAGGTCATGGTCATCGCCTGTTCTGACAGCCGCGTTGATCCCGCGCAGATATTCGACGTCGATCCCGGTGAGATATTCGTGGTTCGAAATGTCGCGGCGCTGGTGCCTCCTTTCGAGACTACGCCGGGTCGCCATGGTGTGTCAGCCGCTCTGGAATTTGCGGTCCAATTCCTGAAGGTCCGCGAAGTTGTGGTCATGGGCCATGGCATGTGTGGCGGGTGCAAGGCCGCGTTGACCCAGGATCTTCATGGCACCAAGCCGGGTGAAGGCGGGTTTGTGGCGCACTGGATCGATATGCTCGATTCGACGCGCGATCCCATTGCGAAAACGCTGGGCACCACAGGCCGCGAGGCAGAGCGTGCGATGGAACTGGCTGCCGTAAAGGTGAGCCTGGCCAATTTGCGCACTTTTCCCTGCGTGCAGGAGAAGGAGGCATCAGGCGAACTCGATTTGCGCGGAGCTTATTTCGCCATATCGGATGGATTGCTGCACCTGCTCGACGAAGACAGTGGAGAGTTTGCCCCAGCATAG
- the lipA gene encoding lipoyl synthase translates to MNDLANTPSPEGGSPARQRKPDWIRVKAPTGKGYHETRKLMRDLNLNTVCEEAACPNIGECWEKKHATVMILGDVCTRACAFCNVKTGMPRIVDPMEPDNTAVAAAKMGLEHIVITSVDRDDLPDGGASQFVKVIKALRRETPRTTIEILTPDFRGKMRRAVEAICEAGPDVYNHNLETVPRLYPTIRPGARYYASLRLLEEVKHHDPMIFTKSGIMLGLGEQRLEVHQVMDDMRCADVDFMTMGQYLQPTPKHAIVEEFVTPKAFGAYGAIARAKGFLQVASTPLTRSSYHAGDDFAQMRAARETRLAKQNA, encoded by the coding sequence ATGAACGATCTTGCCAACACTCCATCTCCCGAAGGCGGAAGCCCGGCCCGCCAACGAAAGCCGGACTGGATCCGGGTGAAAGCTCCGACCGGCAAGGGCTATCATGAGACGCGCAAGCTTATGCGCGATCTTAACCTCAACACCGTTTGCGAGGAAGCTGCTTGCCCCAATATCGGGGAATGCTGGGAGAAAAAGCACGCGACCGTGATGATTTTGGGCGATGTGTGCACCCGCGCCTGCGCCTTCTGCAATGTCAAGACAGGCATGCCACGCATCGTCGACCCAATGGAGCCAGACAATACGGCTGTCGCCGCGGCCAAGATGGGGCTGGAGCACATCGTTATCACCAGCGTGGACCGCGATGATCTGCCCGATGGAGGCGCATCGCAATTCGTAAAAGTGATCAAGGCGCTGCGCCGCGAGACACCCAGGACGACAATCGAGATATTGACTCCCGATTTTCGCGGGAAAATGCGCCGGGCGGTAGAGGCGATCTGCGAAGCGGGGCCAGATGTCTACAACCACAACCTGGAAACGGTGCCGCGTCTTTATCCGACGATCCGGCCCGGTGCGCGCTATTACGCTTCACTTCGTTTGCTGGAAGAGGTGAAGCACCATGATCCGATGATCTTTACCAAGTCCGGCATCATGCTGGGATTGGGTGAGCAGCGACTGGAAGTGCATCAGGTGATGGATGACATGCGCTGCGCCGATGTGGATTTCATGACTATGGGGCAATATCTGCAACCCACGCCCAAGCACGCGATTGTCGAAGAATTCGTGACGCCCAAGGCATTTGGCGCTTATGGAGCGATTGCCCGCGCCAAGGGCTTTCTCCAGGTCGCCTCGACGCCGCTAACCAGGTCCAGCTATCATGCGGGCGATGATTTCGCGCAGATGCGCGCCGCGCGCGAAACAAGGCTGGCCAAGCAGAACGCCTGA
- the mreC gene encoding rod shape-determining protein MreC has product MAPPSAQTTGSNKKAQLGRFAGYVFASAGAVIGALLLLVSLLRPDAFYGLRSMATDAAYPIGEAGAVGRSGSRSFFEAIAGYYQAGSKNAELEQEIAIARVRLAEAAALEQENARLKAVLGLKEDENEPIAVGRLIGSSSSSLRRFGYLSAGRNDGVEVGMPVTSPMGLVGRILETGRSTSRVLLLTDPESIVPVRRATDDVVAFAEGRADGSLRIRLINLGINPLKEGDIFVTSGAGGLFTPGVAVAMVTRITDDGAIASLLSNPAATDYVVVHPFFEPEAITASQAPLRTEQPVEDD; this is encoded by the coding sequence ATGGCACCGCCTTCGGCGCAAACAACCGGTTCGAACAAGAAGGCACAGCTTGGCCGCTTTGCCGGCTATGTGTTTGCCAGCGCGGGCGCTGTTATCGGCGCGCTTCTGCTTCTCGTCTCGCTTTTGCGGCCAGATGCCTTTTACGGCCTGCGTAGCATGGCCACCGATGCCGCTTATCCCATAGGGGAAGCTGGCGCCGTGGGCCGTTCGGGGTCACGCAGCTTCTTTGAAGCCATTGCCGGTTACTATCAGGCTGGCTCCAAAAACGCTGAGCTGGAGCAGGAAATCGCCATTGCACGCGTCAGGCTGGCAGAGGCGGCAGCTCTCGAACAGGAAAATGCACGGTTGAAAGCTGTGCTCGGCCTGAAAGAGGACGAGAACGAACCCATTGCCGTGGGGCGATTAATCGGGTCCAGTTCTTCCAGCTTGCGTCGGTTTGGTTATCTTTCTGCCGGTCGCAATGACGGCGTTGAAGTGGGTATGCCGGTAACGTCACCAATGGGCCTGGTTGGCCGAATACTTGAAACAGGCCGCTCGACCTCGCGCGTCCTCCTGCTGACGGATCCTGAAAGCATCGTGCCCGTTCGCCGCGCAACGGATGACGTGGTCGCATTTGCCGAAGGACGCGCAGACGGCAGTTTGCGCATCCGTCTTATCAATCTCGGTATCAATCCGCTCAAAGAAGGCGATATATTCGTGACCTCGGGCGCGGGGGGACTTTTCACTCCGGGCGTAGCCGTGGCGATGGTTACGCGGATTACCGATGATGGCGCCATCGCCAGCCTGCTCAGCAACCCGGCGGCTACGGACTATGTCGTTGTCCATCCTTTCTTTGAGCCTGAGGCGATCACCGCCTCACAGGCCCCGCTGCGAACCGAACAGCCTGTCGAAGACGATTGA
- a CDS encoding type II toxin-antitoxin system RatA family toxin: protein MPSIRETRQLPYSAEQMFDLVADVDKYPEFLPWVVATRVRHDSETEMTADMLVGFKSLREKFTSKVEKTRPHTINVHYVDGPLRDLDNNWTFRALDEDRCEIDFCVDFAFKNLLFEKMAGQYIDRAFRKMVTAFEARAEELYGNNSSSAQSVA, encoded by the coding sequence ATGCCGTCGATACGTGAAACCCGTCAGCTTCCGTATAGCGCGGAGCAGATGTTCGACCTCGTTGCCGATGTCGACAAATACCCGGAATTCCTTCCGTGGGTCGTCGCAACGCGGGTGCGCCATGACAGCGAGACGGAGATGACGGCAGATATGCTGGTCGGCTTCAAGTCGCTGCGGGAAAAATTCACATCGAAGGTAGAGAAAACCCGCCCGCACACGATAAATGTGCATTATGTCGACGGCCCTTTGCGCGATCTCGACAATAACTGGACCTTCCGCGCCCTTGATGAAGATCGTTGCGAGATAGATTTTTGCGTCGATTTTGCTTTCAAGAACTTGCTGTTCGAGAAAATGGCGGGCCAATATATCGACCGCGCCTTTCGCAAGATGGTCACCGCATTCGAAGCGCGTGCCGAAGAACTCTACGGCAATAATAGCTCAAGCGCACAAAGCGTCGCCTGA
- a CDS encoding DUF1206 domain-containing protein — protein sequence MVDKSEKFDWLVRVGYFSRAILYAMLGLIALTSAQKISQGTDGIFLAIEDFPAGTVILWIMVIGLFAYALFRFASTAFDIENNGSDTKGWAKRIGHAGSGIGHLALAWSAYKFASSEGSSGDGGAQSAAAGVLSVDFGGVALGILGLAFFITAIFQIKKGISGEFMHRISAAAPDATRWLGAIGYCARGVVYGVIGWSLFKAGFMSGGAQQVKTLGDAVASLAGQGPVFTLTAIGLLLFGLFSLVLAQYRIIPDLGADGKVPQFRA from the coding sequence ATGGTCGACAAATCTGAAAAATTTGATTGGTTGGTGCGTGTTGGCTATTTTAGCCGCGCCATCCTTTACGCTATGCTGGGGCTTATAGCGCTCACCAGCGCCCAAAAGATCAGTCAGGGCACCGATGGCATTTTTCTTGCTATTGAAGATTTCCCCGCTGGGACAGTCATTCTCTGGATCATGGTAATAGGCCTTTTCGCCTACGCCCTTTTTCGCTTCGCCTCGACCGCTTTTGATATTGAGAACAACGGCAGCGATACCAAAGGCTGGGCCAAGCGCATCGGTCACGCTGGCAGCGGAATTGGCCACCTTGCGCTCGCATGGTCGGCTTATAAATTCGCCAGCAGCGAAGGCAGTTCTGGAGACGGTGGTGCGCAAAGTGCGGCGGCGGGCGTGTTATCTGTAGATTTTGGTGGCGTTGCTCTCGGTATCTTGGGCCTGGCGTTCTTCATCACAGCCATATTCCAGATCAAGAAAGGCATTTCAGGCGAATTCATGCACCGCATTTCGGCTGCTGCACCTGATGCAACGCGCTGGCTCGGCGCTATCGGCTATTGCGCGCGCGGTGTGGTCTATGGCGTAATCGGCTGGTCGCTTTTCAAGGCAGGTTTCATGTCGGGTGGTGCCCAGCAGGTGAAAACACTGGGTGACGCGGTGGCCAGCCTGGCGGGTCAGGGGCCGGTTTTTACATTGACGGCCATTGGCTTGTTGCTCTTCGGCCTCTTCAGCCTGGTGCTGGCGCAATATCGGATCATTCCTGATTTAGGGGCGGACGGCAAAGTTCCGCAGTTCAGGGCATGA